The uncultured Carboxylicivirga sp. genomic interval TCTGTACAATTACTTCACTACTTTTTGCTATCACATCAGTAAATCGGCCAAATAAGAAGGCTTCGTATGTGTTCTGGTACTCCTGATCTTGATCGTGACGCACTTTGTCCAGCTTGTTGAAGAATTCGGGATCGTTTAGATAGGCAACAAAACGACTGTTTGGAAATTCATTTTCAAGACGACTTTTGGTAGATGCCATTCCTGCCTGATCGTTATTTAAACGATATGCATTGTACAAGGCTACCATGGCTTGATCTCTCATTTCACCTTTCGGATATCTTTGTAGTAAATCTTCTAAAGCTTCAATGGCTTTCGGATAATTTTCTAAGCGATCCATAAATAGTAGTCCCATTTCCATTAACGATGTTTCAATTTTATCATCAGAAATAGATCTGGCTTCTTGGCTAAGCGGAATATCTGACATCAATTGTTCACGAGTTGGAATTGCCGCAGATTCAGAGCCTTTGGGTTTGTCCACTTTTCCACTTGGTTCATTAGGTGATGGATTCTGTGGAGCATTTGCAAAAGGATCGCCCGGAGCACCAAAAGGATCTTCAGGATCAGAATCGCTATCCATGTTATTAGATCTTTTATCGCTTCGTCGCCAATTGTCTTCTAATTTGCGTTTACCCCATCGCTTTTGGAATTCTGTTTTGCCCGAAGCTTTGGAAATTTGGTTGTAGAAATACCATTTGCCATCATTAGTTGTAGTAGAAACATTACTTTGTGTATTTGAGTTGAAGAACGGATCGTCATACAGTTCTTGTTCGCGTCGTTCATTTTCGATTCTCTCTTCTTCTTCCTTCTTTTTTGTTTCAATAATACCATCAAGATAGGCAAGTAAAACAGGTTCGCTCATATCAGCTAATCGTTGAAGACTGTCTTCGCGTTCAACAGTTAGCAGGTTTTCAACTAAATCGCTCAATCCATCCTGACGTTCAACCAAAAGATCGTAATCTTCAAAATCTTCGTTTACAACCGTCAAGGCACTATCGTAGTAATAGTATGCGTTGGGATAATCAAACCCATTGTAATAAATTTGAGCGGCATCGTAAAATGATTTCCCTTTTTGAATGTCGTTATCAACACTGCTGTTTACCGATAAACGATAATATTTAAGAGCTTCGTTATAATCATTTTCCTGCTCGGCAACCTGGCCAAAAGCCCAATAAATCCGATCGAGGTATTCTTTATTCTTTTTGTCTTTTTTAAGCTTTGTAAGTTCCTTCTTTACCGTTGCAATATCAGCATTCTTATACAAAATAGATGCTTTAATAACTTTTGCATTAAAAGTCATTTCGTAATCGGTGCTAGCTTTTGCAACATAAGCAAAAGCCTCGGCAGCTTCTTTATTTTGGTTGGTTTCGAGATAAAGCTGACCAAGAATATAGTTGAATCGAATTTTCTGTTGCTTATCTTTATTGTAGTTAATGTTGTTTTTAAGATAAGGAATGGCTTGACTGTATTTATTCTGATTTAGTAATAAATTGGCATAAGTTGCCATGTAATCGGCGTATAATTCGTCAGGAGGATTTCCACCTAAATCATAACTTTCCAATGCCGATAGAGCACCAATGTAATCTTTGTATTCAGTAAAAGCCCGTGCTAACCAAATTAAACCTTCGTATTGAGCAGGAGTGTTATTGTACTCGCGTACCACATACTGAAAAGTTCGAATTGCAGGTAAAAATTCGTGTTTGTAAAATTGAGCTTTACCAATTAAAAGGTAAGCATCATCAACCCAGACATTGAATTCTTTTTGTGAGTAAAAATCGGCAGAATAACCACTTTTTGATTTTGGACGTTTTTTAGGTTTGGCTGTAATTGAGTGTTTTTTTATGAGTTTGCCACCTTTTTCAATGGCTCGATCCATATCACCACCTGCAACTCCAACTGCTTTAGGGTCCGAAGACTCAAACATGGGAAGTAACTTGGAATAATCATTTTTATAACCCTCTCTAATAGATTTAACTCCATTATTGAGTGCTTCCTTTCCATTAAAGTATACATTGTAGTAGGCGGTCAGGTTGTGGTAGTTCCGGCTAAGCCATGTATTCTTTTTGGTACTGCAGCCAAGCAGTGTCAATGTAATTATAAGTATAAAACCGGTTTTTCTATCTATCATGAAATGTGACGTCTCTTAATCAAAGATTAAAACTCATTTTAGGCAAAAATATTTCATTAAAACACAAAAATAGCCCATTAGAGTAAAAACAATTTCTAAATTTACCAATTATCGATGAATTGCAAACCCCTTCGTAAAGGTTGGTTGTTGAACACACCAAAGATATTAAAGTATGAGAATTAATGTTATTGAGGATGATAAAGTGTTTAATAAACTAGTAGAGCATACTTTAAAACTCAATCCCGATTATGAAGTACAATCCTATTTTAATGGTAAGGATTTTATTAGAAATTTGAGTGATAACCCTGATGTAGTTACACTTGATTTAGGTTTGCCTGATTATACTGGCAATGAGATTCTAAAAAAAATTAAACGATTCAATCCTGAAATTGATGTGATTATTATTTCGGGACAAGATGATATTTCTACTGCTGTTCAGCTCTTAAAAGAAGGAGCTTACGATTATATTACCAAAGATGAGAATATAAAAGAAAGACTGCTTCATAGTGTTCAGAATATAAATAAGAACAAGAATCTTAAAAACGAAATTAGCCAGTTAAAGAGCGAAATTAGTAATAAGTATGAATATAAGAATGCTATAATTGGTGATAGTCCGGCAATTAAAGCTGTATTTGCATTGATTGATAAAGCTATTAAGGTACCTAATATTAACGTGTCGGTTTATGGCGAAACTGGTACGGGGAAGGAGTTAATTGCAAAAACTATCCATTATAATTCGCCTCGCAAAGATCGACCTTTTATTGCGGTTAATATGGGCGCAATTCCCAAAGAGCTGATCGAAAGTGAATTGTTTGGGCACGAGAAAGGTGCTTTTACGGGAGCCATCACATCGAAGAAAGGTAAATTTGAAGAAGCCGATGGGGGAACTATCTTTTTGGATGAAATTGGGGAAATGGATTTAAACCTTCAGGTTAAATTATTACGTGTTCTTCAAGAACGAGAGATAACCCGTGTGGGAGCTAATAATGTTATTAAGATAAACACACGTATTATAACAGCAACCAACCGCGATTTGGCCGAAGAAGTTAGGGAAGGTAACTTTCGCGAAGATTTGTATTATCGCTTATTGGGGCTGCCTATTCACCTTCCTGCGTTAAAAGACAGACGTAACGATACATTAATGCTTTCGCAGCATTTTTTAAATACTTTTTGTAAAGACAATGGATTAGAAAAGCTGGAGTTAACCGCTGCTGCCAAGAAGAAAATTTTGAGTCATCGCTTTCCGGGTAATGTACGAGAGCTAAAAGCTGTGGTAGAACTAGGTGCCGTTATGACTAACTCTAGTATTATTGATGAGGAACATATAATTTTTAATTCAACTCAGTCGCAAGAAGATCTTTTTAATGAGGAAATGACTCTGAAAGAATATACTGAAAGGATTATACGACATTATTTACGAAAGTACAATAACAACGTATTACTTGTGGCAGATAAATTGGATATGGGAAAGTCAACCATTTATAATTTACTAAAGAGAGATAAAGAAGCTAATTAGAGAGAAGATTTAATTTCAAAAATAGAATTGAAATAAAAAAAGCGCAAAGAATTTCTTCCTTGCGCTTTGTCATATGTAAAGTTTGTCTAGTCTAGTTTTAAAACTGCCAGGAAGGCTTTTTGTGGTACTTCCACGTTACCCACCTGTTTCATACGTTTTTTACCTTTCTTCTGTTTTTCTAACAGTTTACGCTTACGCGAGATATCACCACCATAACATTTAGCAGTCACATCTTTACGAACTGCTTTAACGGTTTCGCGAGCTACCACTTTAGCACCAATAGCTGCCTGAATGGCAATGTCGAACTGTTGACGAGGTATTAATTCTTTCAACTTCTCACACATACGACGACCAAAAGTCTGAGCGTTGTCGAAGTGAATTAATGATGAAAGAGCATCTACACTTTCGCTATTTAGCAGGATGTCCAAGCGAACCAGTTTGGCAATTCGGAATCCGATAGGGTGATAATCGAAAGATGCATATCCTTTGGAAATACTCTTTAGTTTATCGTAAAAGTCGAATACAATCTCGGCCAAAGGCATTTCAAATTCCAAATCAACACGGTCGGAGGTAAGGTAATGTTGCTTAACCAATAAACCACGCTTACCAAGGCAAAGCGACATAATGCTACCAATATATTCTGATTTGGTGATAACCGAAGCTTTGATATAAGGTTCTTCTACATGATCTAATACCGTTGGCTCAGGCAATTCCGATGGAGTGTGAATGTTTATTACTTCGCCTTTTTTGGTATGAGCAATATACGGTACGTTAGGTACGGTAGTGATCACAGCCATATCGAATTCGCGATCTAAACGTTCCTGTATAATCTCCATGTGAAGCAAACCTAAGAAACCACATCGGAAACCAAAGCCTAATGCAGCCGACGATTCAGGTTCGTATGTTAACGAGGCATCATTTAGCTGTAGCTTCTCCATTGCGGCACGAAGATCCTCGTAATCCTCGGCATCAATTGGGTAAACTCCGGCAAATACCATCGGTTTAACTTCCTCAAAACCTCCGATAGCTTGAGCACAACCACCTTTAACATGGGTGATGGTATCACCAACTTTTACCTCTTTACTGGTTTTGATACCCGAAATGATATAACCTACATCGCCTGTTCTTAGCTCTTTTCGAGGCTCCATATCTAAACGTAATACTCCAATCTCATCAGCATCGTATTGCTTTCCGGTATTGAAGAACTTAACCATGTCGCCTTTTTTCATACTACCATTTACCACTTTAAAGTATGCAATGATACCACGGAATGAGTTAAATACCGAGTCGAAGATCAAACACTGAAGGGGTGCTTCAGGATCACCAACAGGAGAAGGTACACGATGAATTAAAGCTTCAAGTATATTTTCAACCCCTTCGCCGGTTTTACCACTGGCGCGGATAATATCTTCGCGGTCGCAACCGATTAAATCAATAATCTGATCTTCTACCTCCTCAGGCATGGCATTAGGTAAATCCATTTTATTGAGGATAGGAATAATTTCCAAATCGTGCTCAATAGCCTGATATAGGTTAGAAATAGTTTGAGCCTGAATACCCTGTGTAGCATCCACAATTAACAAAGCACCTTCGCAAGCAGCAATCGAACGCGATACTTCGTACGAGAAGTCAACGTGTCCCGGTGTGTCAATTAGGTTAAGAACGTATTTTTCATTCTCAAACTCATAGTCCATTTGAATGGCATGACTTTTAATAGTAATGCCTCGTTCGCGCTCCAAATCCATATCATCCAGTACCTGTGCCTGAAGATCCTTCTCCGAAACGGTTTTAGTAAATTCCAATAAACGGTCGGCCAGGGTACTTTTACCATGGTCGATATGGGCTATAATGCAAAAGTTACGTATGTTCTTCATCTAAAAACTATTATGCTTCTCGTTTAACCTCTGTTAATCAACTTCACAATTCAAGACTGCAAAGATACTTATTTCCACGAATTATAAGAAGATAGTTAAGTTATTGAACAATGATTTTGCTAGTATTAAATTAAAAATATTTTCTACCCTGAAATATATAGAAATGTACTGATACAGCAGGGACAGTAATAATTTTAATAAAGAGAGTAACAAATATACCAAAGCAAGTCACAAATATTATTGAGCGAGCTGCTATATTTATTATGCGAGTGCGGCTCGCCTAACTATATCAATGGCTCGCCTTGGTATATTAGTGGCTCGCCTACATTAGAATGCAGTTCGCTCGACTATATCCATAACTCGCTCTACTCATTCTGTTGCTCGCTAAAATAAAATAAGGTAGATAGATAAAAAAACAATCGTGGCATTGCGGCACCACGATTGTTGAGAATATTCATTGCTTTATTAAGCAAATAAGATGTATAATATTGGTATGGCTAATCCGATTAGCACCAGCCATATACCTCGGCGCATCAATCCGTTTTTGCCTTTCACCATAAACATGCCTGATATTGCCAGAAAGATAAGTGAGAAGGCAAAAAAGTCGCCCATTATTGACCATCCTTTAACCTTATTGTAATGCAGTTTGTTGATGGCGTAAATAATTGGCTTTTTGCGATGAAACTCGTAACTCAATTCACCATTATGAATGTTGTAAATACCGATTCCACCATTAAACATTACTCTTAAAAAGCCATCTTCAGCCGGTAATATGCGTTTAACCTCTGGCAAGTTTTCAAAAGTGGAAAGATGCTGAATTAAGGCATCGCTGTTTAGGTTCTTATCCACTTGTATTGTGGCGTCAATGCTGTGAAAAGCCGGATCTTTCCCATCCATATGATTGAGCAGGTAGCCCGATACTCCGTAAATTACCGAGATACCTACCAGCAAGTAGCCTAAATCGCGGTGGATGATGCGAATCCACTTTCTGACTTTAGTCGACCACTTCATAACTCAAGCCATTTACAAAATAGATCGAATAGTAATCTTTGTTGTTTTCTTCCATCCATTTGCGCATATTACTAATGTTGTTCATTTCGGCAGAGCAAGTTTCAGCCGATCCGTCTTCTTTCGCTTCTTTCGCTTTCACTTTTTCTTCCCACTGAGCAATGTATTCTTCACTCAGACGGCGTTCTTTCAAGATTCCTTTAACAGCAATGGTGTTACCCACTAACTCGCGGTTGAATCCCTGGATGTCGCCACCTGCTTCAACTCTGATACTTAAGTTAGCATTATCACCCACAATAAAGCAACGTTTGCCCGAGTGTTTGCAGGTGTGAGTTACGTGTCCTTGTACAGTAATTTCTTTATCAACCATTGTTCCGGCATCAGCCAATAATTGATCAACGACCATTACTTTAGCTTCAGCCTGGTTTAGTTCTGAATTGTCGTTTTTTGTATTGTTTTGGCAGGCAGCGCTTATCACTACCAATGCCATTAATAATACTTTCTTCATATTGTTGTTTTTATTTTAATTGAATTACATTTTCTGTTTCCTGTTGTTTCTCGTTAAAACACAACAATGCTATAAAACCAAATATACCTGTTAGCACCACTAAAATTATATGAAGCGCTTTTATTCTTTGTTTTTTACTCTTTAGCAGACCTATTAGTAAGAGTGCAAAAATAGCATTGGCTGCTAATGCCAGTGATGACCAGCCTAATGCATGAGGATATACAAATTTTGAATACATCGACTTCATCTCAATATAAAAAGGAAATATATACGGGTGTATTTTCTCCCAGCTGGTTTTATTTCTTGTCTCTGTCAGTCGATCTACTTCTTCTAAAGTGGTATTGTCTAAAGCATAGGTAATGCGTTGCGAAGGAGTTGTTACCATTACATTCCAATAAAAAGGATTGGCCATAATGGTTAGTTGATCCTGATTGGTATTGAAATTGTCAATAGCAACCGGGATAGGATCATAGCTTACGTCACTCAGATAATACAAATCACCTTTTGCATCGAACACAAAAGCATACATTCGGCGGTTTTGTGTTTCGATGGTTTTTACAAAATCGATATCCAGCTTTTCTCCTGCGTTGGTGTTTTTTACAAAAGGATTACCATTTACCATTTTAATATGATACAATTGGTTGTTGGCATCTAAGGCAAACCAACCTTCATCGTATAATTTCTTGGTTGACGGATTTCCTGCCACCATTTTTGTAGGGAAAGTATAGCCTCGTTTGACCATTGCCTGATGAAATTTTTGGCTCTTTTCTTGATCAACCGAGTTGGTTTCGGCATCGATAAAAACCATTTTTTTGTTGATACTAAACATGTCGTCGGGTGATTCAATTCGTACTAATCCCGACATGGATTCAAACATCGGATTCAGGTCCATCTTTTTATCATTCTTATCTCGCGGACTGTATTTGAAATAGAATTGTTCCATTTGAATACTCTTTCCGCTAATGGCTTTGCCGTTAAGCGAATCGGGCAAACGTCCGTCTTTCAATAGCTGACGATAGCTTAACATAGGCAGTAAGCTGTCGTATTCAGCGCGTGTATATTCATTTCCGCTCTGATCAATCAGTTTGGTTTCGTTATTTATCTTGGCTACCTGAAAGAATTCTTTTTTTACACTCGAATAGTACGTGAAAGGGTAACGACTGGCTTCGTTGGTACTTAGTTTTACTAACCAGGGCAGAACCCATGCCATCAATAAAGTGGCGATTAAAACCAGAAGTGTTTTTATATTTTTCTTTGTCATCATTATTAATCTTATAGGTTACTCCTGCACACCTTCTTTAAAACGGAATACAGAATAGAAAGGGAACAACACGCTTAATGCTATTATGCCAATATATAATGGCGTAGCATACTGCAACGAGAATGTTGAGGTTCCTTTAAAAAACAACATGATGGCTGCAATAGATAATAGTGTGTTGATGGCTTTTTGTTTCCATACAGGTTCTATGCAAACCCATACTGCCAGAAAATAGGCTGCCATTCCCGCTAGGTACCATGGCAAAGCTGCCGTAAACCAAGCAACCAACATTTGCGATGGCAGGTAAATGCTTAACGTCAGATGCAGTATCGAGCCTGTAATAGTGAAGATGGATAACAAGGCACCCGATCCGAATAGCAACATCTTTAAGATGGTTAATTTTTCGGGATGAGGTAAATGCAATGTAAGCTTCAAACTTTTCTTTTGCATCTCAGGAACAAATTGTGCCAATCCTAAAATTAATCCAGCCAATAGCGGAATGTAAGTTAACTCACTAATTAAGTTTAAATCTTTCCCCACAATAACACTCCAGAAGTGTGGTTTACCAGCAAAGCGGAATTTACTGGTAAGGTTAAGGATGAAATAAGGGATAGCACCTGTAAAAACAACCGAAATGGCTAATAGTAACCATCTGAGTTTAATCCATTCTTTATAAAATATAGCTCTTGTCATTTTTGTGTCTGTCTTAGTATTTACCTGTTAAACCAATAAAAGCATCTTCAAGGGTTAATTGCTCCTGCACTATACTTTGTGTATCGATGTTTTGGAGGTTCAACTCTTGTTTAATTTTATCCATTGGGTCGAAAGAGTAAAACTCCGTATGTGTTTTGAAGTGCTCCACATTCTGAATCGATTCATAACTTTCTATTTTGAAACGAACATCATCGGTTATCTTGAAGCGAGTGAAGTTGTTTAAAATCTCTTTGGTTGGTTTATGTAGCAATAGCTTACCGTAATCCAAAATCATAGTTTCATCAATCAGATGCTCCATATCCTGAATGATATGCGAAGTCAGAAAGATGGTTTTATTGGTAGCCGTTACATACTCTTTCAGATAATCGACAAATAAACGGCGATAACCCGGATCAAGCCCCATTGAGAAATCATCCAGAATCAACAATTCCGGATCTTGTGCTAAAATTAATCCTAATGCCACCTGCGAACGCTGTCCGCACGACATGGTGGAGATTTTTTGCTTGCGGGTTACTTTTAGCTTATCCATTAAGTCCCAATAATATTCGCTTTTCCAGTTTTGGAAAAATCGAGAATAGAACTTTTCTATCTGAACAATATTGAAATAACTGTGCTGAACATGCCCTTCGAGCAAAAGACCTATTTTTGCTTTGGTTTCAATACTCAGCAATCGCATATCTTCACCCAATAAGCGACACTCACCTGAATACGGTTTTAAATAACCGTTCAGAATATTTATGATAGTGGTTTTACCTGTTCCGTTTTTTCCCAGCAAACCTAATATCTTTCCTTTCTCCACCGAAAAATTCAGATCTTTATAGATCAGTCGGTTCCCATAATAATGGGTGATGTTGTTACATTCAATTACTGCAGCCACGTATTAAAAATTAAGTGTTAAATTGATGTTTCCTCCAATATTGCTTGTAGCACCATTGGATACAATATTTATTCCCGATTCTATTCCAATCGATTTTTTGTTAGACATATGGTACATGTATGTTAAGGATAGATTAGTGTGAAAAATATTTTGTGTCATTCGCCAATAGTTTTCATGAACCACATCAAATAATGGCGAAATATCTTTAGGATTGTCATTTTGATTAAGGTCATCAGTATTGCGTAATCTGCCATCCGAAGACAGTATATATTTTGTTTGTAATAAATGGTTTATGGTCCATTGAGAGGCTCCTTTATAGACGTGCCATTTGTAATGGAGTTTAGGGTCGAAAGAATTTATCTGCATAAAGAAATGATCCAAACCGTCATCCAAATGAAAAGCATCTGTATTAGAATATTCAAGAGAGCTGAACAATTCAAATTTATTTTGATTATCAGTATTTCGTCTGTTCCAAAAAAAGTTGACAGATAAGTTGGTTTCTGTATGATTATAAGGGCTACTTTGAGTTAAAATCTCATATTCACTGCCTACTCTTTCATAAGTAGTTTCAGTTCCAATTCTTTTTTGTTGTGTTAATTGTAGTTTACTCTCGAAATCCGACAGATCGGTTTGCCATCTGTAACCTATTTGAGAGTGAATGTTTTTGTGATCAATTTTAAATGGCTCAATACCATTTCTTCCGTTTGTTTCTTTGTGATAAATCGATTCGTAGCGATAGGAGAAAAGTGCAGTAAATCCAGAATGAATCGGCGATAATGAAACACTACCTGTTACACTATTGCCAAAATAATCGTTTTCTTGCGTTGAGGCATTACCTGATAAAAGATCCTGATGTAATCCAAAGCCTCGAAGAAAATAAATGTATGTGGTGTTGCGATCGCCATACATCTTAACTTTTAGTTTCTGATGATAATTACCGTAGCCGCCACTCAGCCCTAAATTGTATTTATTAAGATGACGGGTTACTCCAAACCTCAAATCAAAATCAGATACGGTATTTAACGGTCTTGGATTGGTTTGGGCATAGCGGATGGCAGCCCGGTAAGCAGTTTCTATGCCTAATGTATAATTGTTTAAGTGATATTGGTATCCGCCGGTAAGAAAGTAGGTTTCCTGCTTTCGATTACCACCGATTGAATCGGCCACAATGTAAGGGAAAAGCAAATGGACATCAGTCACATTGTTCCAGTTAACATTCTTTATGTCTGCAAATTCGTATTTCGCACTGCCCCATAAGACCGAAGAAGAATATTTGTTATAACCATCAATGTTGATAGAGTAGTTAGTTTGGGTATCACCGTATTCGAGAGTCGAAATTAGTGTTTGATCAATGTGTTTAATCTTGACTGTGTTATGCAGGAATCGGTTACTTACTGAGTATTTTTCACCGGCAGGATTAATAGCATTAATCACATTATATTGCCGCTCAAGTGAGTTTTGCCAATTAATAGTTGTTAATAAACTATCGGTTTGACTATAACCCAATAAGCAAACTAAGGAAATTAATATAGAGGTAATACCTTTTTTCATCATCTATCAATAGAATATGGAACTAGCTCTAATTACTTAGAGCCAATTCCATATTGTATATTTTACTCAACCTCACCGGGTTTTAATGCTGCGTTTTTAATAAAATCAACGTCTGAATTATTTGTATCCATTAAGATGGCACGATCATCGACATAGCGTTGTACTTTTCGTCTAACGCTAACACCACTGAAAGTATCATCACAATAAGTATGTGTTAAATCAAGGGTTGATGATAAGGCTTTACTCTGGAATTTATCTTTACGGCTTGTTTCAATGGCATCCAAAATTATTTCATTAGGAACCAGGTAACCTTCAATTGTTTTGCCGGCTACATTCTCTGTCTGAACGTACTGTGTTTCCATAAAGCTGTCCATGTCTTCGGCACGGAATAGTACATATGAATTATGCCCACCTGTGTGTAGCAACCAAAAGGTAGCGCTATAACTATAGTTTTTAATTAAGTTTGGAACTTCAGGTACATCAATATCGGTTGTTCCTTCATCGTACCACTGCCAGTCAGAACCACTTAGATCAATTGAATTGGCATTTTCAGTTCGGTGGTCAATAGGCTGTGATGATATTATCAGACTTTCACCGGG includes:
- the lepA gene encoding translation elongation factor 4 translates to MKNIRNFCIIAHIDHGKSTLADRLLEFTKTVSEKDLQAQVLDDMDLERERGITIKSHAIQMDYEFENEKYVLNLIDTPGHVDFSYEVSRSIAACEGALLIVDATQGIQAQTISNLYQAIEHDLEIIPILNKMDLPNAMPEEVEDQIIDLIGCDREDIIRASGKTGEGVENILEALIHRVPSPVGDPEAPLQCLIFDSVFNSFRGIIAYFKVVNGSMKKGDMVKFFNTGKQYDADEIGVLRLDMEPRKELRTGDVGYIISGIKTSKEVKVGDTITHVKGGCAQAIGGFEEVKPMVFAGVYPIDAEDYEDLRAAMEKLQLNDASLTYEPESSAALGFGFRCGFLGLLHMEIIQERLDREFDMAVITTVPNVPYIAHTKKGEVINIHTPSELPEPTVLDHVEEPYIKASVITKSEYIGSIMSLCLGKRGLLVKQHYLTSDRVDLEFEMPLAEIVFDFYDKLKSISKGYASFDYHPIGFRIAKLVRLDILLNSESVDALSSLIHFDNAQTFGRRMCEKLKELIPRQQFDIAIQAAIGAKVVARETVKAVRKDVTAKCYGGDISRKRKLLEKQKKGKKRMKQVGNVEVPQKAFLAVLKLD
- a CDS encoding ABC transporter ATP-binding protein; translated protein: MAAVIECNNITHYYGNRLIYKDLNFSVEKGKILGLLGKNGTGKTTIINILNGYLKPYSGECRLLGEDMRLLSIETKAKIGLLLEGHVQHSYFNIVQIEKFYSRFFQNWKSEYYWDLMDKLKVTRKQKISTMSCGQRSQVALGLILAQDPELLILDDFSMGLDPGYRRLFVDYLKEYVTATNKTIFLTSHIIQDMEHLIDETMILDYGKLLLHKPTKEILNNFTRFKITDDVRFKIESYESIQNVEHFKTHTEFYSFDPMDKIKQELNLQNIDTQSIVQEQLTLEDAFIGLTGKY
- a CDS encoding tetratricopeptide repeat protein gives rise to the protein MIDRKTGFILIITLTLLGCSTKKNTWLSRNYHNLTAYYNVYFNGKEALNNGVKSIREGYKNDYSKLLPMFESSDPKAVGVAGGDMDRAIEKGGKLIKKHSITAKPKKRPKSKSGYSADFYSQKEFNVWVDDAYLLIGKAQFYKHEFLPAIRTFQYVVREYNNTPAQYEGLIWLARAFTEYKDYIGALSALESYDLGGNPPDELYADYMATYANLLLNQNKYSQAIPYLKNNINYNKDKQQKIRFNYILGQLYLETNQNKEAAEAFAYVAKASTDYEMTFNAKVIKASILYKNADIATVKKELTKLKKDKKNKEYLDRIYWAFGQVAEQENDYNEALKYYRLSVNSSVDNDIQKGKSFYDAAQIYYNGFDYPNAYYYYDSALTVVNEDFEDYDLLVERQDGLSDLVENLLTVEREDSLQRLADMSEPVLLAYLDGIIETKKKEEEERIENERREQELYDDPFFNSNTQSNVSTTTNDGKWYFYNQISKASGKTEFQKRWGKRKLEDNWRRSDKRSNNMDSDSDPEDPFGAPGDPFANAPQNPSPNEPSGKVDKPKGSESAAIPTREQLMSDIPLSQEARSISDDKIETSLMEMGLLFMDRLENYPKAIEALEDLLQRYPKGEMRDQAMVALYNAYRLNNDQAGMASTKSRLENEFPNSRFVAYLNDPEFFNKLDKVRHDQDQEYQNTYEAFLFGRFTDVIAKSSEVIVQNNNNSLIPKYYLLRALSEGKLGNVGFFRSDLDSLIIKAPGTEESALAKQLLKHLDEGMTPVQGTLFTSTPKDSGSNSETESTEGKTTSDQQFIYVEKEPYELVVMNIDPANLNRAIFNVADYNFSRYLLQDFDIKEQTLINGDNAIIVSGFKNKAEAMDYFYSLRERPEFFKFDFFKDNITVISQSNANKFYLSGLIKEYMEFFNTYYLTPIAKTELDKVRKEEVEEKVTPIISEEVVTKQEDPVTEKSNPVEEVVAEKTSAPNPKEEATAVENVKEKIDETVTSEVSTPVADTTPENVTPETEISKPKSIYSYDANTNHSVLVIVVKTRMDYNRLKTIYTNFTRNKFGAKCKVDMIDIGADYRAIKVDGFTNADEAKNYIAEINSNTFLTRDISHREHYIWSITENNFSTLQKQTELKSYETFYNNNY
- a CDS encoding PepSY-associated TM helix domain-containing protein, producing MKWSTKVRKWIRIIHRDLGYLLVGISVIYGVSGYLLNHMDGKDPAFHSIDATIQVDKNLNSDALIQHLSTFENLPEVKRILPAEDGFLRVMFNGGIGIYNIHNGELSYEFHRKKPIIYAINKLHYNKVKGWSIMGDFFAFSLIFLAISGMFMVKGKNGLMRRGIWLVLIGLAIPILYILFA
- a CDS encoding sigma-54 dependent transcriptional regulator, producing the protein MRINVIEDDKVFNKLVEHTLKLNPDYEVQSYFNGKDFIRNLSDNPDVVTLDLGLPDYTGNEILKKIKRFNPEIDVIIISGQDDISTAVQLLKEGAYDYITKDENIKERLLHSVQNINKNKNLKNEISQLKSEISNKYEYKNAIIGDSPAIKAVFALIDKAIKVPNINVSVYGETGTGKELIAKTIHYNSPRKDRPFIAVNMGAIPKELIESELFGHEKGAFTGAITSKKGKFEEADGGTIFLDEIGEMDLNLQVKLLRVLQEREITRVGANNVIKINTRIITATNRDLAEEVREGNFREDLYYRLLGLPIHLPALKDRRNDTLMLSQHFLNTFCKDNGLEKLELTAAAKKKILSHRFPGNVRELKAVVELGAVMTNSSIIDEEHIIFNSTQSQEDLFNEEMTLKEYTERIIRHYLRKYNNNVLLVADKLDMGKSTIYNLLKRDKEAN
- a CDS encoding DUF4857 domain-containing protein, which encodes MMTKKNIKTLLVLIATLLMAWVLPWLVKLSTNEASRYPFTYYSSVKKEFFQVAKINNETKLIDQSGNEYTRAEYDSLLPMLSYRQLLKDGRLPDSLNGKAISGKSIQMEQFYFKYSPRDKNDKKMDLNPMFESMSGLVRIESPDDMFSINKKMVFIDAETNSVDQEKSQKFHQAMVKRGYTFPTKMVAGNPSTKKLYDEGWFALDANNQLYHIKMVNGNPFVKNTNAGEKLDIDFVKTIETQNRRMYAFVFDAKGDLYYLSDVSYDPIPVAIDNFNTNQDQLTIMANPFYWNVMVTTPSQRITYALDNTTLEEVDRLTETRNKTSWEKIHPYIFPFYIEMKSMYSKFVYPHALGWSSLALAANAIFALLLIGLLKSKKQRIKALHIILVVLTGIFGFIALLCFNEKQQETENVIQLK